The genomic interval aaattcaacccctaagggttgaattttcaaaaaattctttctaagTGAATgtgtacgtcattatagctatctgcatgccaaattttagtccgatccgtccagtagtttgaactgtgcgttgatagatcagtcagtcagttaccttgtcgttttatatatttagtttataACTGGAGTTAAGTTAAATCACCCTAATCGCAATAGGAAAACGGCAAAATAAAGTCTCATAGTCCAATGGGATAATCCTATTTCGACAGAAGTAATGTCAAATCACAAATGAGAATATAAATCACAATAATAGAGATGAAGCCCTAAATTCTAAATAGCTGACAATATTTTACGTTTCTGAATATTCTAATCAGAGCCGTGTAAACCTTCATATTCGATATTATGGGTTATTCTCGTACCTTATCCAAAAACTTTCACTGTTTAAGTTTATTGGCAACCACACAAAAccttgaaaaaataataagtaggtaggtacatgcaaGGCAGGAAGGTTGATTTGGACCACCctttcagcatcagttttcccctccaattataatatgggtaccttcacgtcaagagtgaataggcatcttcgaggcaagcgcgctccatcttaagctgcatcatcatttgccaccaggtctgattgcagccaagcgctagtctataagtttttaaaaaaggtACCTAAAGAAAATTGAACTTAATACAAATATATCGTGCGTACCTGTTGCTAATTGCGGTATGTAGGCGTTCAGTGCATCTCGAAGACATTTCCCCAGAGCTTTGTCCTCCCGAGGACAGACGAAACTACCgactgaaatacatatttttttggaattacCTACTATGgttctttaatttaaaagttttcaaaaaatcccgaCGAAAACAGAAATAGATAAAATACTTACAGTTTATAAAACTTTTCTCATCGCCATAGACTAAATTCACCACACTTAATAAACACAAGAATCTCcacattttttaaagtttaaattttgttttgttattattaatatcaaTCAATAGACTTTTAGATTACCGGTTACATTAAGATGTAAttcaatttctttttcttttaaatacatttttttaagaGACGTGATGATGATGTCGAAATATTATTCTAATCTCAAGATCTTATCACACGTTCTACTGTTTCATAATCCTTATTATTGTATGTAAtacctatgttttttttaaattcattataggtatacgcttgaccacaatctcacctgatggtaagtgatgatgtgacccaagatgggacgcgtttacctagaagatgcctattcactcttctgtATCGTTAAGTAtcgttatttacttatttttctgCTCATTAATTACTTATCTCAATTAAGTACCAGAGAAAAATGTTCAACCAGACCAGCACGTAAGTATTAGGTACTTGAATTGAAGCATTTAAACAGCAGCACAGTAAATTCTTTTACAAAacaatttaggtaggtacctacgcacaATGTAAATTATTGCCAAATTCACACCGTAAACATATTATTTAGGCCAAATTGTATATTCATTacttatacgaataaaaaatatcaattaataCCTACTGGGAAGTGGGAACTGGGGTCTGGGGAGTATAATATAAAGCTCAAAAATTTtgtataagtatatttaataatattacctacctactcgttgttcgaacggaatttttaaaaagtgtgGTGGTGGCATAATTTACTGAAGttttaaccgaaagcccaaatacGTACTAATTTTCATGGgtagaaaaattgaaaaattacagACTTTCATCCAAATATTCTATATCCACACCTCTaaggggtagaatttccaaaaatttccaaaaatcctttcagcGAGTGCATCATGAAAGGAAGTTATTGTCAAAACAGGTTCATAACCATCAAGGaaaagtctttttatatgtaggtacctaaagatttcgctattattttttttattttataggtaccCAGCTCttatatcaatcaatcattcTAGTGCTGAGACCGACCCGAGAGACAATTTAGATTTAGTTTCAGACTTATTTGGCTCACAATTCTCCATGGTCACCATGACAGTGCAATTTTGCATGCACTTTTATAAAATGGCGACAGGTAACTTTACACCAGAAAACCTAAAAACACACAAATTAATCTCAACCATAAACTCAGTAAGATAAAGCCCTAAATAGAATGCAATGTTAAAGTAGCACATTCATCGAAGTGCAATGTTGTAATTTGGATGACGTAACGAATTTGTAGGCCTGTGACCGCACGACACGCTGGCATACTTCGGAAAAGTGGTACAAGCATAAGCATTGGCGTTTGTACACACTACATAGTTTGTTTTAGTGTAATGTTTGACAGGTACCTATTGGTGGCATCAATTTGAAGTGGAAAAATGAACAAGACACACGGAGAAAAATCTCCTGATCTTCTTCCTGATTTTTTCATTCCAAAAGCGTTTAATTTAAAAAGGGAGAAATGTTCCTTCCCTGGTTTCGGTAGGCATATCGTAGTTTTCCTATTCGGTAGGAAATCGGCAAAGgaaagattttcttgacagacacgacagacagacaacaaagttgaaacaaagagcctcaatagctcaaccggtaaaggagtggactgaaaaccgaatggtcgacggttcaaaccccgcccgttgcactattgtcgtacctactcctagcacaagcctgacgcttagttggagaggaaaggggaatattagtcatttaacatggctaatgttctttaaaaaaaaaagtgatcctctaagggttcctttttttctctttgaagtacggaaccctaaaaatcgtgattaataaaatatttttgctttTAAGATATAGACAAAGTTTATAAAGTTACATGGCCTAATTAATTGCATGTTATGTAACTTctatttaagtacctaagcAACTGGATTATCTTAGGTATTTACATGTTACGTGAGTCTCATAAAATAGAAACGATATTTATCttttaaaactttattgcattaaaacaaataaattaaataaatagtataaATTAGCACGCTTAAGTAGGTATGATTTTAACGGTGATTTATAAGTATATCGAACTTAATGCACTcagttttgtaaatataaactCTTCTCTTGACTAGAAACATACACCCGAATTCACGAACATTACATCCAAATTCACAGGGTATGAATTAAGCAACTAAagataggcatcttctaggtaaatgcgtcccatcttaggccacatcatcactttctatcaggtgtgattgtggtcaagcgtttgcctataatgaatttaaaaaaaaaaattgataaaggTACGGATGAGTGGCGTTTTCAAATTTCACCAATCAGATGACAAGATCACTATATTGATAGTGAACTGATAGTTAGTGAATATGGGTCTATATTATTAAAGGTACATAATTGTTGTTCTACGTATTCTAATTGGGGAAGACCATATTAGTGGGGATGTGTTTCAGGAACTTGTTGGCAATGTCTTCGAGCACCATGCCGAGGGCTGTCTCGACTGCTGGCTGCACTTCTTTTGCTAACTCGTTCGCATGCATGTGTATTATGTGGTCGGTTATCATTTCTGCaatgaaaataaagattataaaGATTAATATTGATTGATGTAAAGAATTTTAGTAAAGTATAGGTATTTTGCCTTTTGAAAAGAGTAGGTAAGTGGGTGCGCGCGggttcaggtttttaaaaacgccgtgagaactctttgataaaaagtagcctatgtccatccctggCACGAttcatttcgtcaaaatcggtttaacggttgGACAGTGAAAAGCTTGTAGACAggcactttcgcattcataatattaatgtatAGTATGGACTATGGAATGAAAGATGAATTTATATTAATTCGGTCCATTTGTTCGAGGTTCTCCGATCACTTTTTGACTGGCTTTCTTTACTGTTCATAGCAAActtctactaggtacctaaattatttttacctagctgatgcccgcgacttcgtctggatggatttatatttttaaaatcccgtgggaactctttgattttccgggataaaaagtaacctatgtcactctccaggtcttaaattatacccatgcaaaaaccacgtcaatctgttgctccgttgcgacatgattggaggacaaaccaacaaaccactttcgcatttataatatggatagtgattaaCTGAAACcattttttagtacctattaaTGTTATGATTTTGTTATAACTTACCCATTTCACCAGTGGTAGAATGAGCTTCACTTAGTGTTGCTTCAATGGCCCCAGTGCAGCGCAATTTTACGTTAGCGTCTTTTATAACCATTCTTTTGTGGACTCTGGCACCCACTGCATCAAGAGCGGCGGTACATTTTGCTACAAAaaaatttgtaataatatataagtatcttttcattaaaatattcgTCTTATAAAATAACAGTAGCATGTTCTTATTTGGTTTTATTATGGCTTCGATATGAAACTGTCTGTATAGAatatcagctgctcgattgcggtagaatgacaggtacaatgtcacgatcgcaatcacctctgattggttgacgctcgctcactattggctacaatgcattgttgcaacaagaatagcacatatttagccaatcacaacaattgaaattgtaattgaaattgATGGTTCTTAAACTACTGTATAATCTAGGTTTTATAGTTACccgtaaataaatatttaccctttataaataactaactaATTCTGCTCTCAGACAAATGAATTTTGCTAAAGTAACAACACGTTCTTGGCATGTCTAGTAGGCCATTCATTTAGgtagatttttatttctgttcgaCTCTAATTTACGCGGAATTGGAAGTCTTTGCATGCCTGGCTTTTATTTCGATTGAATATCTTTACTTACTAAAATTGGCGTGGATTATGCCGGTAGATTCCACTGGCAGCATCTGAAACTCTCCGATTACGACATACTCGCCTGACATCGTCAGACGCGGTAAACTAATATTGCCAGTCACTTTTATATCTTCTGGGTAAATGCTGTAAGAAATTTTGAACATTTTGATTTAGaacaatttttttggaaacttttctttttaatttaaataactaagtacaaaGCTAACGGTTACCCTATctttagatttttagggttccgtgcctcaaaaggaaaa from Maniola hyperantus chromosome 4, iAphHyp1.2, whole genome shotgun sequence carries:
- the LOC117996888 gene encoding circadian clock-controlled protein daywake-like yields the protein MMIAIARFLIVGLFASCVVGRRVPEQNSTSNGDNMEQLAKKPVCHYSDPNVSECIKRVAEQARQLLAHGIPSFGIQPLEPLKVPNIRLRQHNMPQNRFKYDAWFTDTTIYGLTNYTFNKLDIYPEDIKVTGNISLPRLTMSGEYVVIGEFQMLPVESTGIIHANFTKCTAALDAVGARVHKRMVIKDANVKLRCTGAIEATLSEAHSTTGEMEMITDHIIHMHANELAKEVQPAVETALGMVLEDIANKFLKHIPTNMVFPN